CCGCGGACTGGACGCGCTTGATCCGGGCGCTCGACGACGAGGCCTTCCGCTTGGCCGGCGGCGGCGGGGGCGGGGGGGGCGGCGGCGGCGGCGCCAGGAACGCGCTGTAGACCTCGACCGTGGGCAGTTCGCCGGTCGAGAGGAGTGGAACAACGATGGCCGTCACGATGAGGACGACGTGGAGGATCAGGGCGACGGGGAAAACGAGGGCTTTCCGCTTCGTGCCCTTCTCGCCCACGAAGAACGAGTCCCTGAAGAGCGCGGGGACGGGGGCCGCTGCTCCTGAGGGCTTTTTCGCTTCCGTCATGATGTTACCTCATGCTCGGGATATTACAGAAACTCACGCCACTAGTATAAAAGAAAAGTGACCCTTTGACAAGGGAATTTTATCGTCTCCTCGCATTTTTCGACCCGAACCAGCTCTGCCAGAAGAGCACGACCGGGCACGACATGTAGACCGTCGAGTAAACGCCCTCGATCGTGCCGATGAGCATCAGGAAGGCGAAGTCGTTGATGACCTCGCCGCCGAAAAGAAAGAGCGCCATGACGGTCAGGAAGACCGTGCCCGAGGTGATGATCGTCCGGCCCAGGCACTGGTTGATCGAGATGTTCATGACGTCTTCCAGGGGCTTGCCGCGCATCAGCTTCTGGTTCTCGCGGACCCGGTCGAAGATGACGATGGTGTCGTTTATGGAGAAACCGACGATGGTCAGGATGCCGGCGATGATCGGCAGGTTGATCTCGCGGCTGGTGAACGAATAGATGCTCATCGTGATCAGGACGTCCTGGGCCAGGGTGAAAATGGCCGCGACGCCGTTGGCGACCTTGAAGCGCAGGGCGATGTAGACGAGCATGCCCATGAGCGACCAGATCGTCGCCAGGACGGCCTTGCGCCGCAGGTCGGACCCGGCCTGGGGGCCGACTGTCTCGCGGCTGAGGGTGGTCATTTTGCCGAGGTAGGTCTTGTCCTGGATATACGACCGGACCTCCGGCTTGAGCCCGAGGCCGTCGAGCTCCCGGAAATCGGCCACGATGCCGGCCGTGTTGCGCTGGGCTATTATCGCCCGGGCCGCCTCCGGGCCGGAGCCGGGGAAGGCGCTCTCGAGGAGCGCGGTCAGCGATCTTTCGTCGATGCCGTTGAGGTCGACGAGACCGCGGGCCCGCTCGGCCGTGCCGTCGTCGCCCTTGAGAGCGGCGATGATCTTGTCGGCCAGGGCCTCGTGGGCCTCGATCTGCTCCTTGTCGCTCGGCTTGGTCCGGACCGATTCGACGGCCCGGATCTGGAACTCGCGGCCGCTCGAGCCGGATTTCTGGACCTGGCTCTTGCCCAGGCCGACCGTCTGGAGGAGGTCCCGGATATGGCCCTCGTCCGACGGCGTCTTGAGCATGATCCGGAGAAGGGTGCCTTCCCCGAAATCGACGCCGAGCTTGAGGCCCTTGAAGAAGGCGATGTTGATCACGCCGGCCAGGACGATGGCGAAGGCGAGGCCCAGGGCCAGGTACTTGTATTTCAGGAAGCGGATGCTGGGGGTCTTGAAGAGTTGCATGTCAGATACTCAGCTTCTTGGCGGATTTGCGGACCATCAGGTCGAAGAGAAGATGTGAGATGAAGACGGCCGTGAACAGGTTGGCGAGCAGGCTGATCACCAGGGTCACGGCGTAACCCCGGATGGGTCCGGTGCCGAACTGGAACAGGAAGACGGCCGAGATGATGGTCGTCAGGTTGGAGTCGAAGATGGCCGAAAAGGCCCGGGAGAATCCCTGCGTGATGGCGCTGGCCACGCCCTTGCCCACGGCCAGCTCCTCCTTGATGCGCTCGAAGATCAGGACGTTGGCGTCGACCGCCATGCCGATGGACAGGATGATGCCGGCGATGCCGGGCAGGGTCAGGGCGGCCTTGAAGTAGGCCAGCGCCCCGAACAGGATGAGGACGTTGAGGATCAGGGCGATGACCGCATTGGCCCCGGAAAGCTTGTAGAAGACGATCATGAAGGCCATCACGGCGACGATGGCCACCAGCCCGGCCAGAAGGCCCTGGCGGATGGAGTCGGCGCCGAGGGCCGGGCCGATCGTCCTCTCCTCGAGGTACTTGATGCCGGCCGGCAGGGCGCCCGCCCTGAGGATGACGACCAGGTCGTCGGCCTCCTGGGGCGAGAACCGGCCCTGGATGACGCCGCCCTGGGCCCTCGAGATGCGGGCCTCGACGAGCGGGGCCGATTGGACCTTGTTGTCGAGGATGATGGCGATCTGCTTGCCGATGTTGGCCCCGGTGACCTGCTCGAAGCGGGCCCCGCCGTCGGAATTGAGGGAGAAGGAAACGGCCGGGTTGTTCCATTCGTCGGTGACCCGGCGGATCGTCCTCAGGTCCTTGCCCGTGACCACGGCGACCTTGTTGACGAGATAGAAGCCGCCCTGGCCGCGCTTGGGATCGCCCCGGAGGACCTCGGCGTCGTCCGGGACCTGCCCGTTCGTCGCCTGGAGGAGGGTGGCCTCGTCGGGGGCCGGACCGGCCTTGACCAGCTTCCACTCGAGGATGGCCGTGACCTTGATGAGATCCTTGATCCTCTCGGGGTTGTCGACGCCGGGCAGCTCGACGATGATCTTGTCGTTGCCCTGCCGCTGGATGAGGGGCTCGGAGACGCCGAGACCGTTGACGCGGTTGTCGATCGTCTCCTTGGCCTGGACGACCGACATGTCGCGGAGGGCTTGGGCCGCCAGCGGCTTGAGGCTCAGGTTGGCCCGGTCGCCGGTGAAGGAGTAGTCCCAGTCGCGGGAATACTGGTCGAACAGGTCGCGGGTCTTGCCCTCCTGGTCGGCCAGCGTGCCCTGGATCGAGATGCGTCCGAGACCTTCCTTGGCGAACTTCTGGTAGGTGAGGCTGTTCTTCTTGAACAGCTCCTCGAGCCGGGAGATCTCCTGGTCGGTCTCGATGTTGATGGCATCGTCGGTGATGACCTGGAGGCTCAGGTGGATGCCGCCCTTGAGGTCGAGACCGCGATGGATCTTGGTGTCGTTGAAGGGGTAAGCCAGGAAGATCGACAGGCCGATGACCGCCACCGCCAGGACGACCTTCCATTGCAGGTTCTTTTTCATATGACCTTCACTCTCGCGGGGATATTCGAGGCCGGGGAGGGGAGGCGGCCCCTCCGCCGGGGCCTCATTCGCCTTCGATCTGGTCCGTGGCGCCGCGGATGACGCCGACGGCGCTCTTGGTGATCTTGATGTTCGTGCCGGAGGAGATCTTCAGCTCGACGACGTTCTTGCTGACGCCCATGACAGTGCCCAGGATGCCGGCCGTGGTGATGATCCGGTCGCCGGGCTTCAGGGCGTCGACCATCTGCATGTGCTTTTTCTGCTTCTTCCTCTGGGGCATGATGATGAGGAGGTAGAAGATGACGAAGACGAGGACGAAGGGCAGCAGGGCGCCGAGCATGTTGGGCTGGGCTGCCTGCGCTGCTCCGGTCTGGCGGGCCAGGTCTGCGACTGCTCCGAAGATCATGTCAGTTCTTCCTTTTGAGAAACGTTGGACATCAAATCCTTCTTCAAGGAGGCGAAGGAGTTAGACGAAATAGAATGGCGTATTTCCCGGAAGATGTCAAGATAGAAATGCAGGTTGTGGATGGTGTTCAGGACGGCCGATGTGATCTCGTTCCGCTCGTAGAGGTGGCGCAGATAGGCCCGGCTGAAATGGCGGCAGGTGTAGCAGCCGCAGGCCTTGTCCAGCGGCCGCTCGTCCCGGGCGTACTTGAGGTTCTTGATGGCGATCCGTCCCTGGCGCGTGAACAGGGTGCCGTTGCGGGCGTTGCGGGTCGGCAGGACGCAGTCGAAGAGGTCGATGCCGCGGGCTACGGCCTCGACGACATCCTCGACGTAGCCCATGCCCATGAGGTATCGCGGCCGGTCGGCGGGCAGGAGGCCGTGGCCGAGCTCGAGCGTCTCGAAGAGCCGGGTCTTGGGCTCGCCGATGCCCAGCCCGCCGTAGGCGTAGCCTTGGAAATCCTGTTCCAGGAGGCCCTCGATCGACCGCGTCCTCAGGTCGGCGTGGACGCCGCCCTGGCTGATCCCCCAGAGCTGCTGCCGGGTCTCGTGTTCGGCGAAGCGGGCCTTGGAGCGGCGGGCCCACAGGCCGGTCAGGCGGACCGACTCGCGGAGGGCCTCGTCGGCATAGGGGTAGGCCGGGAAATGGTCCAGGCACATCAGGATGTCGGTCCCCAGGCGGAGCTGGAGATCGACGACGTCCTCGGGCCTGAGGAAGATCCTGGAGCCGTCGAGGTGGGAGGCGAAGCTGACGCCCTCGTCCGACAGGCGGACCAGGGGCGACAGGCTGTAGATCTGGAAGCCGCCGCTGTCGGTCAGGATGGGCCTGGGCCAGGACATGAAGCGGTGGAGGCCGCCCAGGGCCTCGACGGCGTCCACGCCCGGCCGGAGGAACAGGTGGTAGGAGTTGACCAGAAGGACCTGGGCCCCCAGGGCCTCGACCTGGGCGTGGGTCAGGCCCTTGACCGTGCCCTGGCTGGCCACCGGCATGAAGGCCGGCGTCTCGATCGAGCCGTGCGGGGTCTCGAGAAGGCCGGTCCGGGCCGCCGAGCCGGGATCCTGAGCCGTCAGACGGAAGGCGGCGCTCATGCGGCGAACCGGAAGTAGATGACGTCGCCGTCCCGCACGACGTAGTCCTTGCCCTCGAGCCGGATGGCCCCGGCCTCCTTGGCCTGTTGCAGGGTCCCGTGGCGGAGGAGCTCCCCGGCGGAGACGACTTCGGCCCGGATGAAGCCGCGGGCGATGTCCGAGTGGATGGCCGCGGCGGCTTCGGCGGCCGGCGCGTCGCGCCTCACGGTCCAGGCCCGGACCTCGTCCTTGCCCACGGTGAAGAACGAGATGCGGTCGAGGAAGGCGGCGGCCCGGCCGGTGAAGAGCGGGGCGCTCATCCCGTCCAGGCCGTATTCGGCCATGAAGGCCGTCCGTTCGCCGGGCTCGAGTTCGGCCAGGTCCGATTCGATGCGGCCGCAGAAGGCCAGGACCCGGCGTTCCGCGCCGACGGGGAAGAGGGCCTCGGGCGTCCGGATCCGGGCCAGGTCCTTTTCGTCGATGTTTATGAAATGGAGGAGCGGCTTCAGCGTCAGGAAGGCGAAGCTGCGGATGAGCCTCTCTTCGGCCGGCGCGAGCGCCAGGCCGCGCAGGCACCGGCCCGCCTCGAGCTCGGGGCGCAGCCGCAGGAGCAGGTCCCGTTCCTTCTCGCCCTCGGGGTCCTTCATCTTCTTGAGGTCCTTGTCCAGGCGCTCGAGCCGGGAGTCGGCCAGGACGAGATCGGCCAGGACGAGCTCGTCCTCCATGGCCCGGATTTCTGCGACGGGGTCCAGACGGCCCCGCGCCGGCGGGATGTCCTCGTGGCCGAAGGCCCGGACGACGTGGACGAGGCCGTCGGCTTTCCGCAGGTGGCCGAGGAAGAGGCTGGTCTTGACCTCGCCGAAGGAGATGCCGACGAGGTCGGTCAGGTCGAGGGAGGCGGCGACCTTCTTCCTGTCGGGGTAGGCCGCGGCGATGCGGTCCAGGCGCGGATCGGGCAGGGGCACGGCCCGGACGTTCGGCTCCCGCTTGCCGTCGTCGTAGGCATGGACGGCGGCCCGGGTCCCGGCCAGGAGGTTGAACAGGGTCGTCTTGCCCGCCTTGGGATAGCCGAACAGGGTGACGTTCACGCGACTAGTAAACCCGGAATGGCAGGGGGTGTCAAGGCGCGAGACCGACGGCCGGGCGCGCGGAACGTTCTTGATGTCCCCGCCGTTTTCCTTTATATTAGGCTTTAATCATCGTGAGGGACATGAGCAACGAAGCGAAAGACAGGAAGCCGAGGGACAAGAGCGTTTTCCGCGAGTATTTCGAGCTCATCGCCGAGACGGCGGTCTTCGTCTTCTTCGTCATGACCTTCGTCGTCCAGGCCTTCCAGATCCCCACCGGGTCCATGGAGCCGACCCTCCTCGTCGGCGATTTCCTCCTGGTCAACAAGCTGGCCTACACCCGGCCCGTCCTGCCGATCGAAGGCGCGATCCTGCCCCGCAAGCCGATCGAACGGGGCAACATCGTCGTCTTCAAGTATCCCAAGGACCTGACCAAGGATTTCGTCAAGCGGGTCATCGGCCTGCCGGGGGAAAAGATAGAGGTCAGGGACAAGCAGGTCTATGTCAACGACAAGCCCCTCGACGAGGCCTACAAGGTCCACATCGACAGCCACATCAATTCCAAGAACGACTTCTACAACTACGACGAGATCATCCGCGATAATTACGGTCCGGTCACCGTGCCGCCGGACCAGCTGTTCGTCATGGGCGACAACCGCGACAACAGCATGGACAGCCGTTACTGGGGCTTCGTGCCCCTGGACTCGATCAAGGGGCGGCCCTGGGTCATCTATTTCTCCTACAGGGCGGAGCGGGACTCTTGGCAGAAAACGGGCTTCCGCGACCGCCTCAGGAAGCTGGTCAGCTTCATCCCCAAGGCCCGCTGGGGCCGCATGCTCCGCATCATCAACTAGGCCTCGGCCGGCCGGGGTGTCCTCGGGGATGGTCTCCGCTCGCCGGGCTGATCTTTCACGCCGTTCCGCACGCCGGACCCGTCGCCAAAAAAACCCGCTCGGCTTGCGCTGAACCTCGCTCAGACACGTTTTGGCGGTTTCCAGGGAAACTGCCCCCGCCCGGCTCCGGCTCCGGAACGGCTAGATCAGCTCTTATGCTCGCTTCGACGATCCCCTCGGACCCCGAAGCGCCGGCTTCCCTTTTTCGAGGTCCGGCGGATCGGTTCACGGCCGCGGGGGAAGCCGCCGATGATGACGGGATGTCGCTCCGGGTTGACGGGCCTTGGGGGAAACGCCTAACATGGGGCCGGCATGAAGAAAGCGGAGCTGGTGACCGGCCGGGAGTGCCTCGACGGCACGGTCGACGAGATCGTCTTCTACAATCCCGACAACGGCTACACGGTGGCCAAGTTCTCGACCGATGACGGCGAGCCGCTGACCATCGTCGGCTCGTTCCCGCCGCTCTCGCCGGGCGAGGTCCTGAGCATCCGCGGCGGCTGGGAGCTCAACCCGCGCTTCGGGCGGCAATTCAAGGTCGACCACTTCACCATGACCCTGCCGGCCTCGGCCAAGGGCATCGAGAAGTTCCTGGCTTCGGGGCTGGTCAAGGGCATCGGCCCCGTCCTGGCCGGGCGCATCGTCGCCGCCTTCGGGGCCGGGACCATCGATATCCTGACCCGCGATCCGGAACGCCTCCGCGAGGTCGGGGGCGTCGGCGCGGTCAAGCTCAGGGAGATCCGCCGCTCCTGGGCCGAGCACCAGGACATCCGGGACCTGATCATGTTCCTCCAGGAACACGGCGTCTCGACCAGCCTGGCCACCAAGATCCACCGCCAGTACGGCGACCGGTCCTTCACGGTCCTCCGGGCCAATCCCTACCAGCTCAGCTTCGACATCTGGGGCGTCGGCTTCAAGACGGCCGACCAGCTGGCCCTCAAGCTGGGCCTGGACCCGGCCTCGCCCGAGCGGGTCAAAGCCTACATCCTCTATATGCTCGAAAAGGACAACGAGCAGGGCCACGTCTACTCGGCCGCGGCCGAGGTCGGGGAGAGGTGCGCCGCGGACCTCGCCGTGCCCTCCGAGAAATGCGAGCAGGCCCTGGCCGGGCTCATCAAGGGCGGGCAGGTCGTCGCCGAGAACGGGGCCGGCGGCACGGCCCTCTACCTGCCGTTCTTCCACCAGGCCCAGAACGAGGTCGCCCGGGCCATCCACAAGCTGGCCGGCTTCCCCTGCCAAGCCCCCGGCTTCGATCTCGACCAGGCCGTGGCCGCGACCGAGCGGGACCTCGGCCTGGCCTTCTCGCCGCTCCAGCGCCGGGCCATCCGCGAATCATTCGAGCGCAAGATCCTGGTCATCACCGGCGGCCCGGGCACGGGCAAGACGACCATCATCCGGGCCATCACCGACATCTATCGCAAGTGGGGCAAAGAGGTCATCCTGGCCGCGCCGACCGGCCGGGCCGCCAAGCGGCTGGCCGAGGCCACCGGCCTGGACGCCCGGACCATCCACCGCGTCCTCGAGTTCCAGCCGAAGAAAGGGACCTTCAAGCGCAACGCGGCGAACCCCCTGCGCGGCGAGGCCCTGGTCGTCGACGAGTTCTCGATGGTCGACCTGCCGCTGATGTTCCACCTGCTCCAGGCTGTCCCGCCGTTCATGAGGCTGGTCGTCGTTGGCGACAAGGACCAGCTGCCTTCGGTCGGCCCCGGCAACCTGCTCCACGACATCATCGAGTCGGGCACGGTCGACGTCGTCCGGCTCGACGAGATCTTCCGCCAGGAGAAGGAGAGCCTCATCGTCGCCAACGCCCACCGGATCAACCAGGGCCTCGCGCTCCTTCGCCCGGAGAAGGACGACCGGGACGCCGACTTCTACTTCATCCGCCAGGACGACGAGAAGAAGGCCTTCCAGGCCATCGTCAAGATGTGCGCGAGTAGCGTGCCGCGCAAGCTCGGCCTGAGCCCGCTCTCGCCCCAGATCCAGGTCATCAGCCCGATGTACAAGGGGATGGTCGGCGTCGACAACCTCAACGCCGAGCTCCAGGCCAGGCTCAATCCCGGCGGGGAAGGGCTGCAGGCCGGGGCCCGCACGTTCAAGGCGCGGGACAAGGTCATGCAGGTCCGCAACGACTACGACAAGGACGTCTTCAACGGCGACATCGGCTCGGTCGTCCACGCCGACAGGGCCAAGTATCGCCTCTACGTCGATTATGACGGCCGGACGGTCTGCTACGAGAAGGACGAGCTGAACGACATCACCCTGGCCTACGCCGTGTCGGTCCACAAGGCCCAGGGCAGCGAGTACCAGGCCGTCATCATGCCCCTCATGACCCAGCACTTCATCATGCTCCAGCGCAACCTCTTCTACACGGCGCTGACCCGGGCCAAGAAGCTGGGCGTGGTCATCGGCTCGTACAAGGCCCTCTGGATCGCCGTCAAGAACGACAAGCCGGTCAAGAGGAACTCGCGGCTGAAGGACAAGCTGGCGGCGCTGGGGACGCCGCGTTGACTCGACGTCCCGTTCAGATATAATAAGGCCGTTCCCAGATCCCCGAGTTCGTGAAAGGACGCCCCTGCGATGGCCGGACCGGCGCCGGGTCCGGGAGACATGTCCTGACGGAGAACTGAAAGGAGAGGTCATGGATAAGTACGAATGCACGGCCTGCGGCTATATCTACGATCCCGCCGTCGGGGACCCGGACCATGGCATCCCCCCCGGGACGAGCTTCGAGTCCCTCCCGGACAGCTGGGTCTGCCCGCAATGCGGGGTCCCCAAGGACCTCTTCCAGAAGCTCGCCTGAGCCGCCGGGAGCCTGAGCCGCCGTGAGGATCGTCGTCGTCGGAGGCGGGCTGGCCGGCACCATGGCCGGCAAGACCGTCCGTGAGCTCGACCCCGAGGCCGAGATCGAGATCATCGGCGAAGAACGTTATCCCTACTACCCGCGGCCCAACCTGATCGAGTACGTGGCCGGGCGGCTGCCGCGCGACCAGATGTTCGCGTTTCCCGAGGGCTGGGCAGGGCGGCAGAGGATCGCCCTGAGGCTCGGCGAAAAGGTCGTCCGCGTCCGGCCGGCCGAACGGCGGGTCGAAACCTCGTCCGGCGCCGAGCTCGGCTATGACGCGCTCCTCCTGGCCACCGGCGCCCGGGCCGCCGTTCCGCCCGTGCCCGGCATCGACCGGAAAGGCGTCTTTGTCCTGAGGACTCTCGACGACGCCGAGGCCCTGATCGGGCGCCTCGCCTCGCCGCGGCGGGTGGCCGTCCTCGGCGGCGGGCTGCTCGGCCTGGAGATCGCCCGGGCCATCCGAAGCCGTGCGACGCCGTCCGAGGTCGAGGTGATCGAGTTCTTCGACCGCCTGCTGCCCCGCCAGCTCGACACGGCCGCCGCCGCCCTGCTCAAAGCGCACTTCGAGAAGGCCGGCATCGCCGTCCGGCTCTCCGCCGCGGCGACCGAGATCCTCGGCGGCGAGGAAGCGCGGGGCGTGGCCTTCAGGTCCGGCGGCGTCGCCGGGGCCGACACGATCGTCGTCGCCGCCGGCATCAAGCCCGAGACCCGCGTCGCGGCGGAAGCCGGCCTCCGGGTCGGACGGGGCATCATCGTCGACGACCGCCTGAGGACCTCGGCGCCCGCAGTTTTCGCGGCCGGGGACGCGGCCGAGCACCGCGGCCGGATCCACGGCCTCATCCCGGCCGCCTTCGAGCAGGCCCGCGCCGCCGCCTACAACATCGTCGGCCAGGACAAGGCCTACCCGGGCACGATCGCGGGCAGCACCCTCAAGGTCGCCGGGGTGTCCCTGACCTCGGTCGGGGAGATCGACGCGGAGGGGCCCGGCTACGAATCGCACGTCCGTTCGGTCCCCGAAGAGGGGCTGTATAAAAAGATCGTCTTGCACAAGGGCCGGCTGGCGGGCGCGATCTGGATGGGCACGAAGAAAGGGGCGGCCGAGATCACCCGCCTGGTCGCCCTTCACAAGGATGTCGGGGAGTTCAAGGACGCCCTGCTCGCCGACGATTTCGATTTCTCGGAGCTCGCATGAAAACAAGAACCGTCGTCCTCGCGGCCGCGCTCGTCGCGGCCCTGGCCCGGCCGGGCCTCGGCCAGACCGCCGTTCAGACCCAGACCCAGACCCAGGCCGCCGCCCGGACCCAGGTCGGGGGCTATATGTCGCTCGAGTACATCAAGGGCCAGCCCGAGAGCGGCTTTCACCACGGAGCGATCGAGAACCTCCTGGCCGGCGTCCTGGCCGGCGGACAGATCGGGCAGAAGTTCGGATTCGCGGCCGAGGTCCAGGCCCGCGGCGTCGACACGTTCAGCCTGAACCAGGCCTGGGCCGGGTTCCTGCCGTCGCAGGCCTTCGCCGTCCGGGCCGGCCTCTACCTCGTGCCTTTCGGCGCCTGGAACACGGCCAGCCGGCCCTACGAAACGGTCCTCATCCGCACGCCCCTCGACCTGGAGTTCCTCTACCCGTCGAGCTGGCGCGACCTGGGCGTCCTGGTCCAGGGCCAGATCGGCGTCGTCAGCTACGCCGGCTACATCGGCAACGGCCTGGCCGAGACGGCCGGCGACACGACGCTGGCCTATATCCAGCAGTTCCACGACAACAACCAGGACATGGCCAAGGGCGGCCGCATCGGGTTAGTCGCCGGCCAGGCCATCCAGGGCGGCGTCTCCTACTACTCGGGCAAGTATGACGACCAGAACATGCGCGACCTGACCCTGGAGGGCGCCGACTTCTCCTGGGTGACCGATCAATGGGAGGTCCACGGCGAATACGCCAAGGCCCTGGTCGAGAACCCGCAGCCCTACCCGCGCGGCGAGACCGAGGGTTGGCACGTCTGGGCCTGCATGAGCTTCAAGAGCCTCCAGCCGGTCGGCAGCTTCCAGAAGGTCCGGATGACGGACGTTTACCACGACGGCGGCGTCGATCTCGACCGGAGCCGCTGGAGCGCGGGGCTGCGCTACGTCCTGAGCCAGACGCTCTTCGTCAAGTTCGAATACGACTGGAACAAAGAGAAGGGGACCCAGCTCAAGAACAATCAATGGCAGGTCCAGCTGGGGCTGAGCTTCTGAGCCCGGCGGGCCTTCCCAGCAAAGGATAGCATCGACATGGCCAATCTGCTCGTTCTCGGAACTCAATGGGGCGACGAAGGCAAGGGCAAGATCGTCGACCTCCTGACGCCCGCCTTCGACGTCGTGGCCCGCTACCAGGGCGGACACAACGCCGGCCACACCGTCTGGGTGCGCGGCCGCAAGATCGTCCTCCATCTCATCCCCTCCGGCATCCTCCATCCCGGGACGCTCTGCGTCATCGGCAACGGCCTGGTGGTCGCTCCCGCCGCTTTCTTCAAGGAGATCGGCGACCTCGAGGCCCAGGGGGTCGCCGCCGGCCCGGACCGCATCGCCGTCAGCCGCGGCGCCCACCTGATCATGCCCTGGCACCCGATGTCCGAGCGCGTCTCCGAGGACCGGCGCGGCGCGAAGAAGATCGGCACGACCTGCCGCGGCATCGGCCCGGCCTACGAGGACAAGGCGGCCCGGATCGGCGTGAGGGCCGGGGACCTGGCCGACCCGAAGGTCCTGCGCGAGAAGATCGCCGACGCCGCCGCGGCCAAGGGCCCGGCGTTCAAGGCCTTCGGCCTGCCGCCCCTGGACGTCGAGGCCATCTGCCGGGAGTACGCGGGCTGGGCGGAGAAGCTAGGGCCGTACCTCCGCGACGTCTCGCTGCTCCTCGACGAGCGCATGAAGCTCGGCCAGAACGTGCTCTTTGAGGGGGCCCAGGGCGCCCTGCTCGACCTCGACCA
This genomic window from Acidobacteriota bacterium contains:
- a CDS encoding FAD-dependent oxidoreductase, producing MRIVVVGGGLAGTMAGKTVRELDPEAEIEIIGEERYPYYPRPNLIEYVAGRLPRDQMFAFPEGWAGRQRIALRLGEKVVRVRPAERRVETSSGAELGYDALLLATGARAAVPPVPGIDRKGVFVLRTLDDAEALIGRLASPRRVAVLGGGLLGLEIARAIRSRATPSEVEVIEFFDRLLPRQLDTAAAALLKAHFEKAGIAVRLSAAATEILGGEEARGVAFRSGGVAGADTIVVAAGIKPETRVAAEAGLRVGRGIIVDDRLRTSAPAVFAAGDAAEHRGRIHGLIPAAFEQARAAAYNIVGQDKAYPGTIAGSTLKVAGVSLTSVGEIDAEGPGYESHVRSVPEEGLYKKIVLHKGRLAGAIWMGTKKGAAEITRLVALHKDVGEFKDALLADDFDFSELA
- a CDS encoding adenylosuccinate synthase, with amino-acid sequence MANLLVLGTQWGDEGKGKIVDLLTPAFDVVARYQGGHNAGHTVWVRGRKIVLHLIPSGILHPGTLCVIGNGLVVAPAAFFKEIGDLEAQGVAAGPDRIAVSRGAHLIMPWHPMSERVSEDRRGAKKIGTTCRGIGPAYEDKAARIGVRAGDLADPKVLREKIADAAAAKGPAFKAFGLPPLDVEAICREYAGWAEKLGPYLRDVSLLLDERMKLGQNVLFEGAQGALLDLDHGTYPYVTSSSSTAGGAATGLGVGPRAIHGVLGITKAYTTRVGEGPFPTELEGETGRTIAARGDEFGATTGRARRCGWFDAVAVRYACRVNGVDRIALTKPDVLAGFAEIPVCTGYRYKGERLASFPPEPWILEQVVPEYRVMPGWPESLHGASDPEALPKTFAEYVRVLEDLVEARVAIVSTGVERAETVFLDGKLQGLVDLSRVRAAAG